A single genomic interval of Lactococcus sp. S-13 harbors:
- a CDS encoding alpha-ketoacid dehydrogenase subunit beta has product MAVKTYIAAITEALDLALEKDKDALIFGEDVGQNGGVFRATDGLQAKYGEERVFNTPLAESGIGGMAIGLATQGFHPIMEIQFGTFIFEVFDSIAGQMSRTRYRFNNTRSNNIVVRTPYGIGTKTPEMHADSIEGLFSQIPGIRVVMPSNPADAKGLLLASIENNDPVIFLENLHLYRSLKGEVPEGYYTTPLDTAAVAKEGSDVSIIAYGGTVPLALKAAEQLEKDGIKAEVLDLRTVAPLDIASIGKTVEKTGRVVVVQEAQRTAGIAANVMAEISERFVLNLKAPIGRVSGPDSIFPFAQAENDWAVKAEDIVNKVKEVVDYD; this is encoded by the coding sequence ATGGCAGTAAAAACTTATATTGCAGCAATTACAGAAGCGCTTGATTTGGCGCTTGAAAAAGATAAAGATGCACTCATTTTTGGTGAAGACGTTGGACAAAATGGTGGGGTTTTCCGTGCTACTGATGGTCTGCAAGCAAAATATGGAGAAGAACGTGTTTTCAATACTCCACTTGCTGAATCAGGAATTGGTGGAATGGCAATTGGTCTTGCAACACAAGGTTTCCACCCCATTATGGAAATTCAATTCGGAACCTTTATCTTTGAAGTTTTCGACTCAATTGCTGGACAAATGAGCCGGACACGTTATCGTTTTAATAACACACGTTCAAATAATATTGTCGTACGTACACCTTATGGAATCGGAACTAAAACGCCTGAAATGCACGCGGATTCAATTGAAGGGCTATTTTCACAAATCCCCGGAATTCGTGTTGTAATGCCTTCAAATCCAGCTGATGCTAAAGGATTATTGCTGGCTTCAATTGAAAATAACGACCCTGTTATTTTCCTTGAAAACCTTCACCTTTATCGCTCACTTAAAGGTGAAGTTCCTGAAGGTTACTATACTACGCCACTTGATACTGCTGCAGTCGCTAAAGAAGGCTCTGATGTTTCAATCATTGCTTATGGTGGAACAGTTCCACTTGCTCTTAAAGCAGCTGAACAACTCGAAAAAGATGGAATTAAAGCTGAAGTCCTTGACCTCAGAACAGTTGCTCCTCTTGATATTGCCTCAATTGGTAAAACAGTTGAAAAAACTGGGCGTGTGGTCGTTGTTCAAGAAGCTCAACGTACAGCCGGTATCGCAGCGAATGTCATGGCCGAAATTTCAGAACGTTTTGTTTTGAACCTTAAAGCGCCAATTGGACGTGTTAGTGGTCCTGACTCAATTTTCCCCTTTGCACAAGCAGAAAATGACTGGGCAGTTAAAGCTGAAGATATTGTGAATAAAGTTAAAGAGGTGGTTGACTATGACTGA
- a CDS encoding thiamine pyrophosphate-dependent dehydrogenase E1 component subunit alpha: protein MSNSQQILDFKAQLELQDTAFPMLQILNEEGKIVDEDGLKRAGLSDEKLVELFKSMLFARQVDIRSMKLAKQGRMGFFGPHAGQEASQMASSFAFTDEDWLFPGYRDLPQIYAKGWPIWKGLLWSRGHQLGNEYTTDDGKPVNSWFPQIIIGAQYVEAAGVALGLKKRKKDAVAFVYTGDGGSSQGDTYEGINFAGAYKAPLVAFIQNNGYAISTPRSLQSAAPHLAAKGWAAGAPSIVVDGMDAIAMYLASKEARAWAVAGNGPVVIEAITNRLEPHSTAGDDPLRYRTKEDIEAWWKKEPLVRMRNFLTEKGLWDTDKEEAYIAELDSRIDADIKKANNVEKQKISNFIKNTLEVPSQAMAEQIAKFESEGK from the coding sequence ATGTCAAACTCACAACAAATCTTAGATTTCAAAGCGCAGCTAGAACTGCAAGACACTGCATTTCCAATGCTTCAAATTCTTAACGAAGAAGGAAAAATTGTTGATGAAGACGGACTTAAACGTGCCGGTCTTTCTGATGAAAAACTCGTTGAACTCTTCAAAAGTATGCTTTTTGCGCGTCAAGTTGACATTCGTTCAATGAAATTAGCTAAACAAGGACGTATGGGATTCTTTGGACCTCACGCTGGTCAAGAAGCTTCTCAAATGGCCTCATCATTCGCTTTCACTGACGAAGACTGGCTCTTCCCAGGTTACCGTGACTTGCCACAAATTTACGCAAAAGGTTGGCCAATTTGGAAAGGTCTTCTTTGGTCTCGTGGACATCAACTTGGTAATGAGTACACTACCGATGATGGTAAACCTGTAAACTCATGGTTTCCACAAATTATCATTGGTGCTCAATACGTTGAAGCCGCTGGTGTCGCACTCGGGCTCAAAAAACGCAAAAAAGATGCTGTCGCTTTCGTTTACACTGGTGATGGTGGTTCTTCACAAGGTGATACGTATGAAGGAATTAACTTTGCTGGAGCTTACAAAGCCCCACTTGTTGCCTTTATCCAAAATAACGGCTATGCCATTTCAACGCCTCGTAGTCTCCAAAGTGCCGCTCCTCATTTAGCTGCTAAAGGTTGGGCCGCAGGTGCTCCTTCTATCGTAGTTGATGGAATGGACGCGATTGCCATGTATCTTGCTTCTAAAGAAGCTCGTGCTTGGGCAGTAGCTGGAAATGGTCCAGTTGTTATTGAAGCCATTACAAACCGTTTGGAACCACACTCAACAGCCGGTGACGATCCACTTCGCTACCGTACTAAAGAAGACATTGAAGCTTGGTGGAAAAAAGAACCTCTCGTTCGTATGCGTAATTTCTTGACTGAAAAAGGACTTTGGGATACGGATAAAGAGGAAGCTTATATTGCTGAACTTGATTCTCGCATTGATGCTGACATTAAGAAAGCTAATAATGTTGAGAAACAAAAAATTTCTAACTTCATTAAAAATACACTTGAAGTGCCAAGCCAAGCAATGGCAGAACAAATTGCAAAATTTGAAAGCGAGGGCAAATAA
- a CDS encoding glycerophosphodiester phosphodiesterase family protein, whose amino-acid sequence MKTEIFAHRGARWCRPENTLASFRQALREKADGIELDVHLSLDNELIVIHDEKINRTTNGKGFVKDFTLTDLKNFSAGVKFVAQSTTGSFPIVQKIRSLLTKKIFLHEKIPTLLEVLELLSDKNFSGKLNIEIKTDHIHYENIENILSELMTSKVWPFSYIYSSFNFSSLEKIHQLEPQTELAYLTYNRAFEIQRGLDSNFIQAIHPKKTFVLSKNFTPNPKKLRVWTVNSESELKRILAKNVDAIITDFPAKAIKLRDKMQMN is encoded by the coding sequence ATGAAAACTGAAATTTTTGCTCACAGGGGCGCTCGTTGGTGTCGCCCAGAAAATACCTTAGCGAGTTTCCGGCAGGCACTGCGTGAAAAAGCAGATGGCATCGAACTTGATGTGCATCTGAGTCTCGACAATGAACTAATCGTCATTCATGATGAAAAAATAAATCGCACAACCAACGGCAAAGGTTTTGTGAAGGATTTTACGCTTACTGATCTTAAAAATTTCAGTGCTGGTGTCAAATTTGTAGCTCAATCTACAACAGGAAGTTTTCCTATCGTGCAGAAAATACGAAGTTTGCTAACCAAAAAGATTTTTCTTCACGAAAAAATCCCTACCCTGCTAGAAGTCCTAGAACTCCTTTCAGATAAAAATTTTTCTGGCAAACTTAATATCGAAATTAAAACCGATCATATTCACTACGAAAATATCGAAAATATCCTATCTGAACTAATGACCAGTAAAGTTTGGCCCTTCTCTTACATTTATAGTTCTTTCAATTTTTCTAGTTTAGAAAAAATACATCAGCTTGAACCTCAAACCGAGCTTGCCTATCTAACCTACAACAGAGCTTTTGAAATTCAACGTGGTCTAGACAGCAACTTCATCCAAGCTATACATCCTAAAAAAACATTTGTTCTATCTAAAAATTTCACTCCAAACCCAAAAAAATTACGAGTTTGGACTGTAAACTCTGAATCTGAGCTGAAAAGAATCTTAGCAAAAAATGTTGACGCAATAATTACTGATTTTCCAGCCAAAGCTATCAAACTTCGAGACAAGATGCAAATGAATTAA
- a CDS encoding lipoate--protein ligase — protein sequence MQFINYLGQDAYTNIAMDSWLLYNLKPTEPVFSLWQNKRAVIVGRNQNTFSEVNQDYIDSHDVQVVRRVSGGGAVYHDEGNICFTFFVPVENSGTVNFKKFVQPMYDALHAVGINAEITGRNDLEIDGKKISGNAQRYAGGYLMHHGTLLWDTDVEAMIRSLNVSDEKFVSKAAKSVRARVGNIKDFAPNDLTLNSFIEALKYYLTDEGKDSELILTDAQLASIKKLRDEQFATWDWNYGESPKFSFQNHAKFTGGAIDIQVNVENGKITEINFQGDFLGVRDWRDIKEQFIGVEFEPSAILEVLEANKEGQYFGTIQNDELSEMFKADYRID from the coding sequence ATGCAATTTATCAACTATCTAGGCCAAGACGCCTACACTAATATTGCAATGGATAGCTGGCTACTTTATAACTTAAAACCAACTGAACCTGTCTTTTCTCTATGGCAAAACAAACGTGCAGTTATTGTCGGTCGCAACCAAAATACTTTTTCTGAAGTGAATCAAGACTACATCGATAGCCACGACGTTCAAGTTGTACGTCGTGTGTCTGGCGGCGGAGCCGTTTATCACGATGAAGGTAATATCTGCTTCACTTTTTTTGTTCCTGTTGAAAACTCTGGTACAGTTAATTTTAAAAAGTTTGTTCAGCCGATGTATGATGCTCTTCATGCCGTGGGAATCAATGCTGAAATTACTGGTCGTAATGATCTCGAAATTGATGGTAAAAAAATTTCTGGAAATGCTCAGCGATATGCTGGCGGCTATCTTATGCATCACGGAACACTCCTTTGGGATACTGATGTCGAAGCTATGATTCGCTCCCTTAATGTTTCAGATGAAAAATTCGTCAGTAAGGCTGCCAAGTCTGTCCGAGCTCGCGTAGGAAACATTAAAGATTTTGCTCCTAATGACTTAACCTTAAACAGCTTTATTGAGGCTCTAAAATATTATCTCACCGATGAGGGAAAAGATAGTGAACTGATTTTAACCGATGCTCAACTTGCTTCAATCAAGAAACTTCGTGATGAGCAATTTGCTACGTGGGATTGGAATTATGGTGAATCGCCAAAATTCTCTTTCCAAAATCACGCTAAATTTACCGGCGGAGCCATTGATATTCAGGTCAATGTCGAAAATGGTAAAATCACCGAAATTAATTTCCAAGGAGATTTCTTAGGTGTTCGAGATTGGCGAGATATCAAAGAGCAATTTATTGGTGTTGAATTTGAACCTTCTGCTATTCTTGAAGTTCTTGAAGCAAATAAAGAAGGCCAATATTTTGGAACAATTCAAAATGATGAACTTTCTGAAATGTTCAAAGCTGACTATCGAATAGACTAA